A single genomic interval of Vanessa atalanta chromosome 12, ilVanAtal1.2, whole genome shotgun sequence harbors:
- the LOC125067757 gene encoding cytochrome P450 6k1-like, with protein sequence MYLLFLGVVVCFVVWLYIRWLNIKKYWADRGVPHLPPLPLLGNFTFLLRENIGVWLRMLYEQFKCPYVGIWVFWKPVLVVNAPDIARNILVKDFNNFRNRSMSCGYTDRIGGLSLLIVNDPVWSLLRKQLSTTFSAGKLKSAQEFIRSKSKELVQRIHNDRNIKIDLKKMFVDYTTDIIGTSAFGVKSDATLTKGGPLRDVTNEWTKYNLYRSISWCSIFFLPELVDIFRFKMFPRSSMRYFSKIYHEAALQREKDWKEEENRDLLDILIRIQKQNDFYSDELIMAQAAILLLGGFDTSGNLMTYITYELAHSPGIQEKLYQELTEAAQRHGSRDFDMEVLSELTYLNCVIKEALRKYLPMGWLDRVAENDYKIDDKLTIEAGTTVYINSVGMHFDPQYFPEPYKFDPDRFLPENRNKIEPFSYLPFGEGPRFCIGKRFGLLAVRMGMVAILFNYKMAPYPNSPKPSDVKMSTRTIWYVARESLNVQFIPRS encoded by the exons ATGTATCTGCTGTTCCTCGGCGTAGTTGTGTGTTTTGTAGTTTGGCTTTATATCAGATGGCTGAACATCAAGAAATATTGGGCAGATCGAGGAGTACCTCATTTACCGCCACTACCGTTACTGGGCAATTTTACTTTCCTGCTAAGAGAGAATATT GGAGTTTGGTTGCGTATGTTATATGAACAATTCAAGTGCCCATATGTAGGAATTTGGGTATTTTGGAAACCAGTTCTTGTTGTCAACGCGCCAGATATTGCTCGTAACATTCTCGTTAAggattttaataactttaggAATCGCTCAATGAGCTGTGGATATACAGATCGTATTGGGGGACTGTCTTTACTCATTGTTAAC GATCCTGTGTGGTCACTGCTGCGAAAACAACTCAGCACCACATTTTCAGCGGGTAAACTTAAATCTGCCCAAGAGTTCATTAGAAGCAAATCAAAGGAACTGGTGCAAAGGATCCATAATGATCGTAACATTAAGATTGATCTTAAG AAAATGTTTGTAGACTACACGACGGATATAATTGGTACTTCTGCGTTTGGCGTTAAAAGCGATGCGACGCTCACAAAGGGTGGACCTTTGAGGGATGTAACGAATGAGTGGACGAAATACAATCTCTATAGAAGTATATCTTGGTGTAGCATATTCTTCTTACCGGAACTGGTCGATATCTTTCG atTCAAAATGTTCCCAAGGTCTTCGATGaggtattttagtaaaatatatcatgAAGCTGCTTTGCAAAGAGAGAAAGATTGGAAAGAAGAAGAAAATAGAGACTTACTTGATATATTGATAagaattcaaaaacaaaatgatt tttATTCAGATGAACTGATAATGGCGCAGGCTGCTATTCTCTTACTGGGGGGGTTTGATACATCAGGAAATCTTATGACGTACATTACGTATGAACTGGCCCATAGCCCTGGAATACAG GAAAAACTATATCAAGAACTAACAGAAGCTGCCCAACGTCATGGCAGTAGAGATTTCGATATGGAAGTCCTCTCAGAGTTAACATATCTTAACTGTGTTATTaaag AGGCTCTCCGGAAGTATCTTCCAATGGGCTGGCTCGATAGAGTCGCGGAGAATGACTATAAAATAGATGATAAATTAACTATAGAAGCTGGTACGACTGTGTATATCAATAGTGTTGGAATGCACTTCGACCCTCAATATTTTCCCGAACCTTACAAATTTGATCCTGATAGATTTTTACCAGAAAATAGAAATAAGATCGAGCCATTCTCGTATTTACCATTTGGAGAGGGGCCAAGATTTTGCATCG GTAAGAGATTTGGGTTGCTGGCAGTAAGAATGGGCATGGTGGCAATTTTGTTTAACTACAAGATGGCGCCTTATCCTAACAGCCCCAAGCCCTCTGATGTAAAGATGTCAACTCGGACGATATGGTATGTTGCTAGAGAGTCTTTGAACGTTCAATTTATTCCTCGATCGTGA